The uncultured Bacteroides sp. genome includes the window CTCTATTCTTCCAATACGGACGTTATTTACTCATTTCCAGTTCACGCCCCAATTCGCCTCTACCTGTGGCTTTGCAGGGCTTCTTTAATGATAATCTAGCTTGTAATATGGGCTGGACCAATGATTATCATTTGGACATTAATACTGAACAAAACTATTGGATTGCTAATGTTGGAAATTTGGCAGAATGTAACGTACCCTTGTTTAATTATATAAAAGATTTATCTGTGCATGGAGCTAAGACCGCCCGAGTAGTTTACGGATGTAAAGGCTGGGTTGCTCATACTACAGCCAATGCCTGGGGGTATACACCTTCTTCTGGCAGCATTTTTTGGGGGCTTTTTCCTACGGCCGGTTCATGGTTGGCTTCACATCTTTGGTCGAATTATGAGTATACGCAAGATTCCGATTATCTGGGTCGTGTGGCTTATCCGTTGTTAAAAGGCAATGCCAAATTTCTATTGGATTATATGGTTAAGGATCCCGAAACAGGGCAGTTACTAACCGGGCCGAGCATTTCTCCTGAAAATTCGTTTCGCTATGACGGACAAGAGCTTGTCGCTTCTATGATGCCCACTTGTGACCGTGAATTAGTATATGAAATATTCTCTTCGTGCGTTCAGGCCGCCAATATTCTAAATACTGATCAGGCTTTTGCCGATAGTTTGCGTACGGCTATTGCTCAATTGCCTCCCATTCCTATTGCTGCCAATGGCACTGTACAGGAGTGGCATCAGAATTTTGAAGAAGCACATCCTAACCATCGACACACCTCTCATTTACTGGCTCTTTATCCGTTTGCTCAAATAACATTGCAAAAAACGCCTGAATTGGCAGTAGCTGCCCGTAAGACCATCGAAAAGCGTTTAAGTACGCCAGACTGGGAAGACACCGAATGGAGTCGTGCCAACCTGATCTGTTTTTATGCCCGTCTGAAAGATCCGCAACGGGCATATAGCAGTGTGAAAATGTTGCTTAATACTTTTACTCGTGAAAATCTGCTGAGTATGTCACCCAAAGGTATTGCCGGGGCACCTTATGATATTTTTATTTTTGACGGAAATGCTGCCGGAGCGGCCGGTATAGCCGAAATGCTTGTACAAAGTCACGAGGGTTACATTGAATTACTGCCCTGTTTACCACGCGAATGGAAGGACGGACAATTTAAAGGTTTGTGTGTGCGGGGTGGGGCCGAGGTATCAGTGTCTTGGAAAGATGCAATGGTACAAAAAGCCTCACTTAAAGCCACAGCCTCAAATACTTTTTATATGCAATTACCCGTTGGCAGAAAATATTCAATAAGATTGAACGGAAAGAAAGTTACTCCCGTTAACACAAATGGACGAATCAAAGTTCGGATGAAAGTGAATGATTTGCTTGAGATAAAATAGCAATAGGTGTTTTACATAAAAAAAGGATCCATATAAAAAAGTAAGATAATCCATACTCTAAGTAAATTATTCTATTCTCTATTAGCTCTATTCCTTGTTCCTTTGCAAAAGAATAAATTATTAAATCTATTTAGAGACATGAAAACACAATCTAATCTTTATATGTTCCTTATTGCACTGATTTCGGCCATGGGAGGCTTCTTATTTGGTTATGACTGGGTGGTAATAGGGGGAGCTAAACCTTTTTATGAACAATACTTTCAGATTGCCGATAATCCGGTTATGCAGGGATGGGCAATGAGTAGCGCTTTGATAGGCTGCCTTGTTGGAGCTCTGGCAGCGGGAAAGTTAAGTGATCGCCTGGGGCGAAAGCCTATCTTGATACTAGCTGCAGGGATGTTTATCTGTACTTCAATAGGCACCGGTTTCTCCCCGTCGTTTGCGTCTTTTAATGTATTTAGACTGATAGGAGGATTTGCCATCGGCATTGCTTCGAGCGTATCCCCCATGTATATTGCCGAAATTTCTCCATCTCATCTGCGGGGGCGCTTTGTTTCCATCAACCAGTTGACGGTAGTGTTGGGAATTCTTGCTTCACAGATAGTGAACTGGCAGATTGCTGAACCGGTAGCTATAGGCGCGACTCATGATATGATACGAGAATCATGGAACGGGCAGATGGGCTGGCGTTGGATGTTTTGGGCAATGATTGTACCTTCAACTCTGTTTTTTATATTTAGTTTTGTTCTGCCCGAGAGTCCCCGTTGGCTGGCTTCAAACGGTAAATCTAAAGCTGCGTTGAAGATCTTCACACGTATGGGCGGAACCGATTATGCCAATAAAGAGCTTACACTTATTGAGGCTTCTATGGTCGATAAGCAGCAACAGGGAGGAGGCTTTAGTCAATTATTTCATCCAGCCATGTATAAAGTCTTGACTATTGGGATTGTAATGGCTATTCTTCAGCAATGGTGTGGCATTAATGTTATCTTTAACTATGCTCAGGAAATATTTACGGCGGCCGGATATGGTATTTCGGATGTCTTAATGAACATTGTTGTGACAGGCATAACTAATGTCATTTTCACTATATTGGCAATGTTTGTTGTCGACCGCTGGGGGCGCAAAGCCCTGACATTGATAGGTTCGTTTGGCTTGGCTATTATTTATGCTTTTATGGGCACGGCATATTATTTTCATATAACCGGTATGGTATTATTGGTGATTGTGGTACTGGCTATTGCCTGTTATGCCATGACATTGGCTACGGTTATGTGGGTTATTATTTCCGAAATATTTCCTAATCGGATACGGGGGCTGGCGATGTCTGTTTGTACCTTTGTTTTGTGGACTGCTTGTTTTATTCTTACCTATACTTTCCCTATACTGAATAGCCATTTAGGAGTGGCCGGTACATTCTGGTTGTATGGCCTCATTTGTCTTGCCGGAGGTATTTTCGTTGTATTTAATTTGCCGGAAACGAAGAATAAGAGTCTTGAGGAGCTGGAAAAAGAATTAGTAAAATAGCAATATATTTATGGAGAAAATAACTGAATATTTAATTCAAAGTACTGTTCACACCAATGATGTGCGTGCATGGGAAGAAGATATAATGCTTCCTACTTATGAAATAGGTAAGGAAGAAAAGAATCCTATCTTCCTTGAAAAAAGAGTTTATCAGGGAAGCAGTGGTTCAGTATATCCTTATCCGGTGGTCGAAAAAATTTCAGATCGAAAAACGGATAAGAAATACCATGTTCTTTTTATTGAAAATGAGTATATCAAAGTCATGATTCTGCCTGAATTGGGCGGGCGAATTCACATGGCCTATGATAAAGTAAAGAAACGCCATTTTGTGTATTACAATCAAGTTATTAAACCGGCACTGGTAGGTCTTACGGGACCATGGATTTCGGGAGGTATTGAGTTTAACTGGCCGCAACACCATCGTCCCTCTACTTTTCTCCCTACAGATTTCTCTATTGAAGATAATGCCGATGGTAGTAAGACGATTTGGTGCAACGAAGTGGAGCGGATGTTTAGAACCAAAGGAATGCAGGGATTTACAGTATATCCCGGTAAGGCCTATATTGAGATTAAAGTAAAGATCTATAATAGAACATCATTCCCTCAAACTTTTTTATGGTGGGCCAATCCGGCTGTGGTGGTCAATGAACATTATTATTCGGTATTTCCACCGGATGTGGACACTGTGTTTGATCACGGAAAGCGCGATGTCTCTTCTTTCCCGATTGCAACCGGCGTGTATTATAAGCAAGATTATTCGGCTGGTGTCGATATTTCAAGATATAAAAACATACCGGTACCTACATCGTACATGGCCGTTAAATCTAAGTATGATTTTGTAGGCGGGTATGAGGAACATGCCAAAGGCGGATTACTGCATGTGGCTGATCACCATGTTTCTCCCGGAAAGAAGCAATGGACGTGGGGCAATGGCGATTTTGGTGTGGCATGGGATAGAAACCTGACGGATGAGGATGGCCCGTATATTGAATTGATGACAGGCATGTATACGGATAACCAACCCGATTTCTCATGGTTGCAGCCTTATGAAGAAAAATCGTGGGTACAGTATTTTATGCCGTACAGTGAGGTGGGATATGTGAAGAATGCTACCAAAGATGCTTTGCTGAATGTGGAGGTGAAGGAAGGAATGTGCACTATAAAGCTTTATACCACAGGAGTTAATAGCGGTCTGCATGTGATAGTGAAAAATATTAAAGGTGAGCTTTTATTTGATAGAACCGTACATGTATCACCTACCGAGCTTTTCTCTGCAACTTTCTCGATCGACGGAATGAAAGAAGAAGATCTTATTACTGAAATTATTAATTCGGAAGGGAGAATATTGCTTTCTTATCAGGCGGATAAATCCGAAATAAAACCGATGCCTGAACCGGCTAAAGCTGCTAAAGCTCCAAAAGACATTGCATCAATTGAGCAATTGTTTCTGACTGGTCTGCATTTGGAACAATATCGTCATGCCACTTACAACCCGATGGATTATTATCAGGAGGCATTAAACCGTGAACCCGGAGATGTACGTTGCAACAATGCCGTAGGTCTTTTATTAATGCGTAAAGGGCAGTTTGCTCAAGCTGAAGCTTATTTCCGAAAAGCCGTTGATACATTGACAGAGCGAAATCCTAATCCGTATGATGGTGAGCCGTATTATAACCTTGGCTGGAGTTATAAGATGCAGAACAAATTGGATGAGGCTTACGACGCCTTTTTCAAATCGGCTTGGAATGCAACTTGGCAGGATGCGGCCTATTATGCTCTGGCACAAATTGAAACTTTTAGAGGTAACTATGAAAGTGCTTTGGATAAAATTAATCGTTCTCTCGTACGAAATTGGCATAATCATAAGGCACGCCAATTGAAGGCATCTATCTTACGTAAATTACATCGGGAAAAAGAGGCCGAATCTCTGATCAAAGAATCTCTGGAAATAGACGGTTTTAATATGGGATGCCGTTTTGAGAAGTATTTGTTGACAAACGATAAGTCTGTTCTTGATGAGATGAAAGGATTGATGAGGGAATGGGCACACGATTACATAGAGTATGCTCTTGATTTTGCAGCTGCCGGATTGTATGATGAAGCTATAAGTATACTCGACTGTTATATTTCAGGTGTAAGTACAGTTTATCCGATTGCTTATTACGCCACTGGCTATTTTTACTCATGCAAAGGAAATACGAGGAGTGCACAAGAGTACTATCAGAAAGCAGAAAAGGCAGATCATTCTTATTGTTTTCCAAATCGTATTGAAGAAGTGCTGATATTGCAGAATGCCATGTTGCTTAATAAACAATGCGCTATGGCTGCATATAGTTTAGGCAATTTTTGGTATGCCGCCCGTCAATACGATGATGCAATTGTCTGTTGGGAGGCTTCTGCTACTATCCGGAGTAATTTCCCTACTGTTTGGCGTAATCTGTCTCTGGCTTATTATAATAAGCAAAATAATGAACAAAAAGCATTGGAGGCGTTGGAAAAGGCATTTGCTTTGAACAAACATGACTCCCGTATTTTGATGGAACTGGATCAACTTTACAAACGCATTGGCCGTCCGCATGCCGTGCGTCTGGCTTTCCTGGAACAACATCTTGAGGAAGTTGAAGAACGCGACGATCTTTCTATTGAACGCATTACATTGTATAATCAGTTGGGACGTTACGCTAAAGCAAGACAATTAATAGCTGGTCGTAAGTTCCATCCGTGGGAAGGGGGAGAAGGCAAAATTACCGGACAATATGTTTTGTGCCATGTTGAATTGGCCAAGATTGCGTTAGATGATAAACGTTATGCCGATGCGTTGGCTCTATTGGAAGAAACGGAGATATATCCTCCTAATTTGGGCGAAGGCAAGTTGATAAATGCTGAAGAAAATGACATTTGGTATTATAAAGGGAAAGTCTATTGTGGATTGGGCGATGAAGAAAAAGCTACGGAATGTTTCCGTATGGCCACCATAGGTTCGTCTGAGCCACAGCAAGCTTTTTTTTATAACGATCAGCAACCCGATAAGATTTTCTATCAGGGGCTGGCGTGGAAAGCTTTGGGGCTGGTTGATAAGGCACGCAGTTGCTTTAACAAACTGATTAAGCATGGAGAAAAACACCTGTTTGATGTTTGCAGGATAGATTACTTCGCTGTCTCTTTACCCGATCTGGCCATTTGGGAAGATGATTTGGATAAGCGCAATCGAATGCATTGCAATTATGTAATGGGATTGGGCTATTTAGGGTTGAGTGAGGCAAACAAGGCTATTGAATTCTTTGATAAAGTAATACAAATGGATATTAATCACCAAGGTGCACAAATCCACCGTAATCTTTGCAATAAATTACAATGAAAACAACAATTAAATATTATTTATGCATTTCGTTCATGATCGTATGTTTGTGCTTCAAAGTACAAGCACAAAAGTCATCTGTGTACGAAATAGCATCACCGGATAAAAGCTTGGTGATAGTTGTCGAGAATGATTCTGTGTTACGCTATTCGTTGAAGAAGAATAACAATATTGTTATTAATCCGTCCACTATCCGCCTGATGATGAACGGTGGTCCAGTATGGGGAGAGAAAGGAATTGTTATCGGTCAGACTATCGGCACTACCAATGAAAAAGTTTATCCGGTAGCAGGTAACGATCGTGAGTTGACTAACCATTATAATCAACTTTCATTAAAGTTTAAAAAGGGATATTCTGTTGTTTTTCGCCTTTACAATGAGGGGATGGCTTATCGCTTTTGCGGAAACCGTCCGGCACAGGATTCACTTGTTGTTGTAAATGAAGACGCTTCTTTCAATCTGAGTGATAATCCTGCTGTGATACTTCCTCAGACCGATAATTTCACGGCATGGGAATTGAGTAATGTGTTGTACAATGGTGTGTCTGATATAAAAGAAAATAAATACGGCATTACACCCACCTTGTTTACTAACCAAAAACAAAACTTGCGTATAGTCATTGCAGAGTCCGATCTTAATAATTATCCCGGTATGTATATTCGTAAGAAAAACGGTATGATGAGGGGCTTTTGGGCTGCCTATCCTAAGAAAATTGAAATGGGTAGCTGGGGTAATTTTATTACTGTGGTCAAGGAGCGTCAAAACTATTTGGCACGTACGGCCGGGAACCATGCCTTTCCGTGGCGTGTGGCTATTGTGGCACAAAATGATAAGGATTTATTGGCTAATAATATGATCTATCTTCTTGCTAAGCCTCAGCAAATAAGTAATACCGATTGGATACACCCCGGAAAAGCAACATGGGAATGGTGGCATTGTGCCATTTTGGAGAAAGCTCCTTTCAAGTCCGGATCTAAGAATCTGTCAACTCAATTGTATAAGTATTATATTGATTTTGCAGCTGAAAATAAAATAGATTATTTGTTGGTGGATGCCGGTTGGAGTAATGTGTTTAATCCCACAGATCTCAATAAGAATATTGACATAAAAGAAGTCATTCGCTACGGTAAGGAAAAGAAAGTCGGCGTGTGGTTGTGGACGGTTGCGGCTACTCTGTTTCAAAATCCGAATTGTTACTTGGACTCCATCAGCAGTTGGGGAGCAGCCGGCGTAAAAATAGATTTCTTTGATCGTGATGATGCACAGGTAATGCCTGAATATGAGAACTTGGCAAAAGCTTGTGCCGAGCGCCATCTGATGGTCGATTTTCACGGATGTAGCAAACCTACGGGGCTTAATCGCGCCTATCCGAACATACTTTCGTATGAAGCCATGAGAGGTGAGGAATGCTTTAAGTGGGATACCAGTTCAAATCCGGACTATCAGCTTCAATGTGTTTTCAGTCGCATGCTGGTCGGAGGGATAGACTACACGCCCGGATCTATGCGCAACTGTACACTTGAAAAGTTTAAACCAATAGATCCCGGACTTCCCAGTTCGTTAGGAACGCGCGCGCATGAACTGGCTATGTATGTGGTGTTAACTTCTCCGTTTGCCTGTTTGTCCGATTCTCCGGACGAGTACCGTAAATATCCCGATATCCTTAATTATCTTGGGAGGGTTCCTACATCGTGGGATAAATCCGTGCCTCTGGCGGCCCGTGTTGGCGAATATGCTGTTATAGCTAAACAAAAAGGGGATGTGTGGTATGTGGGCGGATTAAATGCCTGGGGTGAGAGGAAGATAACGTTCAATTGCTCTTTTCTGGAACCGGGAAAGAAATACACCGTAGAATTGTTTAAGGATAAAAAGGCAAGTAATAAAGAAGCTCAGATATACGAACACAAAGTTATTAAAATAACCGGAGATAAAACTTTCCAAATGGATATGGCATCGGGAGGAGGTTTTGTAATGGTCATCAATGAATTATAAAGCGAGGGGAGCTTGCGCATAATGCTTTAAGCGAAACATTGCGCAAGCTCTCTCTCTTTTTAGAAAAAAAGAACAACTAACGGTTCTTAATTGTAAGCTGTGTATAAGGGTCTGTCAGAGGGAGACTTTCCCCAACTGGAAGGTTTCTTTCCCATTTTAAATTCGAGGGTGCTGCCATTCATTATATCTTGGTGTGTAATATAGGTTTTACTGTATGTTTTCCCGTTCAAACGAGCCGATTGAATATAAATTTCATCCGCGGTTTTTCGAGGAGCTTTTACCGTAAATATTTTGCCGTTGGCTAGTTTTATAGCGCTTTCTTCGAGTACAGGGGTTCCTATTACATAGATTCCGCTGGTTGGGTTCACAGGATAAAAGCCCATGGCACTGAATACATACCAGGAAGACATCTCACCGCAATCGTCATTACCTACATAACCTGATGAACTGTCATTATAGAAACTATCTATAATATGCGAAATGTATTTTTGCGCCTTCCAGGGTTGCCCTACGTAATTGTAAAGATAGGCTACGTGGTGGCAGGGCTCGTTACCGTGTGCATATTGGCCTACAAATCCCGAAGCATTATCATTCAGTTCACCACTTTGATGATGGGTAGTGAAGAATGTATCCAGTTTCCCGGCAAAAGCTTTGTCTCCACCAATTAATTGTATAAGCGCCGGTATGTTTTGTGGAACATACCAGAGGTATTGCCAAGCGTTTCCTTCAGTAAAAGGATAGCCGCCGTTGGCTCCGTATTTATAAGGATCAAATGGCTCTATCCAGTTACCTTTGTTGTCTTTGGGTTGAAAGAATCCCGATGTAGAGTTAAAGAGATTACGATAGAATTCCGAACGTTTAACGAAACGGGTATAGTCTTCGTTCTTCCCCAGTTTTTTAGCCAGTTGGGCCGCACACCAATCGTCATAAGCTTGTTCCAAAGTGATTGACACGGATTGGCTTTGTCTGTTCTCAGGCATATATCCGTATTTCTCCCATGTCTCTACGGGAAAATTCGGATGAGGAGTTAACAAACTGTTGTGAATGGCTTCGTACGCCTTTTCGTTGTCAAGATGAGGGATTCCTTTCATAATGGACTCTACAATGACGGGGATGGAATGATTACCTATCATGCAATAGTTGTCCTGCCCCCATAGTTGCCAGATGGGAAGGTATCCGTAATAGTCGTACTGGCGTATCATGCTTTTTACGAAATCGGCTTCCCGATCGGGCTGTATCAGATTGTATAGCGGATGTGCAGCCCGGAAGGTGTCCCATAAAGAGAACGTTGAATAGTGAGTTTCGCCTTCGGGCAAATGCCGGGTCGTATAATCGGCAGCCATATACTCACCGTTTACGTCGGACATTGTGTTGGGTTGCACCATGGCGTGATAAAGTGCGGTGTAAAATAATTCTTTTTGAAGATCAGTCCCTTTGACGTTAATCTTGCTAAGCGCCTTTTCCCATTTCGTTTCTGCTTCCGATGCTATGGCATCAAAATTCCATTCGGGAACTTCTTTTGCCATATTGAGACGGGCATTTTCTATAGAAACAGGTGAAAGTGCTACTTTACTTATCAGTGCATTTCCGTCTGCTACATTAAAATGCAGGGTGGCGAGCAGATTCGTACCGTTTATAACGGAAACGTCCTTATACTTGCGGTCACCGTCAGACATGGCGGAAGAGAGGATAACCTTGGAGAACTCTATGTGAAAATATATTTTCCTTAACTTGGCCCAGCCGGTAATGATACGATAGCCTTCTACGGTAGTGGAATTTACGATACGTATCTGTGCGTTGATGATGCGACGCCCCCAACTTCCTTTATTAGCAGAATGATCTATGTCCAGAATTACTTGCGCATCGGCCCCCGTCGGAAATTGATAACGATGTAGCCCGACGTGTGTGGTTGCCGTTAACTCGGCATTGATGTTATCATCGGTCAATAATACCTGATAATACCCGGGATGTGCCGACTCTTGTTTGTGTGAGAAATTTGATTGATTGCGGCCATCTGTAGTAGGCAGCAGCAGTATGTCGATAAGGTCGGCGGCTCCTGTGCCGCTTAGGCGGGTATGACTGAAGCCGAAAATGGTGTGGTCATTGTAATCGTATCCCGAAGCTTGTGCCCAATCAGGCGCTTTGCGGGTGTCGGGACTTAATTGTACCATACCGAAAGGTACGGTGGCTCCCGGATAGTTATTGCCCGAGAGGCTCGATTCTACTGCTCCGGTACCAATAAACGGATTGACCCATCGGGTGACTTTCTGGGCATTTAGCAAAGTGGCAGACAGGAGGATGCCTGATAGTAAACAGAATGTTCGTTTCATGATATATTGTTAAATTAAAACTTTCCCTAAAAGTACTGGATTTAGTTGTGCGAAACGGATGCATTTTCGTCTTTTTTAAGCTCCTTTGCGTCAAAAGGCTACCATTTATAGCAAATGGTGAGTGGGCTAACGATAATTTAGCTCTTTCATAAAAAGTTTATCGGAAAAGTGACATAAGTCACGCACTAAGGGCTAAAACCCTTTACAAGTAATCATTTCAGGTGCGTGACTTTGGTTTGAAAGTCACGCGATGTCACGCAAAGTCACGCGGTCTGTCTTGTCCTGCTTTTGATTGGTTATTTTGGGTTATACTTTTAATTATAAGCCGTGTCTTCTCTTGTTTCGTTACTTATCAGCACTGCTTACACCCGGGTGGGCAGAGCCTGTACATCCGGGTGGAGGTGAGTTCCGGATGGGGGTGTGCAGGATCTGCATATCCGGGTGGAGGCGCTTGTAATAAGGTTACATTCGCCTTTCTTTAAGCCATTTTATATGTCTTGTTTAATTAGTGTATAGCATAAATTAAACTGTTAAAATTATGACTTGGAGTAATCAACTAAATACTATGCTTATATTTAAATGAATGTATTGTTTATAACACATAGGCGTTGAATCCGGGTTAGAAAATGGTCACCAATCTTTTGGATTGATCCGAAATGAACCTTCATTATAATAAAAAAAGCACCCAGAAGTGGAAGCCTCCCAAATGCTTTATTCTTAAGTGTAGCGCGGCCCAGGATTGAACTGGGGACCTCATGATTATGAATCATGCGCTCTAACCGGCTGAGCTATCGCGCCATCGTTTCTCGATTGCGGGTGCAAAGATATTGCTTTTTCCGAAACCTCCAAAATAATTGTAGCCATTTTATCCCTTTTCTTTTCAACTGCCCTTAAAGCCTCTGTTTTGTGGTTCGAGGTTTTGGGAAATAGAAAGAGTGGAGATGATGGAATAAAGTCAGTGAATAGTATCGCGTTATTAGAAAAAAGTCTCTATCTTGGCACGCACATTTAATAAATGAACTATGAATCGGGAAAAAATACATCTGGAGTATCTTCTAAATGCGACCTCAAGGAACATTATATGGTCGTCAATAAGTACGCCTACCGGTCTCGAAGACTGGTTTGCTGATAAAGTTGTGTCGAATGATAAAGTGGTTAGTTTTTATTGGGGAAAAACAGAAAAAAGAGAGGCGGAAATAATAGCGATAAGAGCTTATTCCTTCATTCGATTTCGCTGGCTGGATGATGAAAATGAACGTGAGTATTTTGAACTTAAAATGACAAATAACGAATTGACCGGTGATTATGTTCTTGAAATAACTGATTTTGCGGAATCGGATGAAATTAGCGACCAGAAAGAATTATGGGATTCTCAGATAGATACGCTTAGAAGAAGCTGCGGATTCTAATGCCTGAAAATTTCTTGCTATCCTTTTTTTGTGCTAATTTTGTATCTTAATTATATGAGTCGTTAAGATGCTACGCATAAAAAGATTAGATGTATTTATTGTAAAGAGTTTCTTGTTGCTCTTTCTTGGCACTTTTTTTATTTGCCTTTTCATATTCATGATGCAATTTCTGTGGAAATATGTGGATGAATTAGTTGGGAAAGGTCTGGAAATGCAGGTGTTGGCCCAATTTTTCTTTTATTCAGCTCTTAGCCTGGTTCCATCGTCTTTACCATTAGCCGTTTTACTAGCCTCTTTGATTACTTTCGGGAATTTTGGAGAACGCTATGAATTGCTTGCTATGAAAGCGGCAGGAATCTCCTTGTTGAAAATCATGCGTCCTCTGGTTGTTTTTGTAGCACTTCTATGCTGTGTTTCTTTTTTCTTTCAAAATGTAATAGGGCCTAAGGCTGAGGTCAAGTTATGGACTCTATTGATTTCAATGAAGCAAAAGTCACCTGAGCTGGACATTCCGGAGGGGGTGTTTTATGATGAGATTGAGGGATACAACTTATATGTGAAGAAGAAGAACCGTGATACAGGCATGCTGTATAATGTGATGATTTACAATTTCTCCGACGGTTTTGAGAATGCTCATATTATTGTTGCCGATTCCGGCCGTTTGGAGATGACGGCAGATAAACAGCACTTGTTTTTGCATCTGTATAGCGGCGAAATGTTCGAAAACCTCAGGGCTCAAAACTATAATTCCGAGAATGTACCTTATCGCCGGGAAAGTTTCAAGGAAAAGCATACGATTATAGAATTCAATTCGCAGTTTAATATGGTTGATGCCAGTATTATGAGCAATCAATCGAGAAGCAAAAACATGAAAATGCTTGAATCTTCTATTGATTCAATGACAATGCTTAACGATAGTATAGGTCGGTCTTATTATAAAGAAGCGACTCAAAGTGCCTATCGGATTGTTCCTTCTCTTTCAAAGCAAGATACATTAAAAATAGCTTCTGCGCGACTTGGAGATTATAATGTGGATAGTTTGTTTAACTCTTCTACTCTGATGCAGAAACAACGAATAATAAGTGCGGCAGTGAGTAGTGCCGGCAGTTTAGGGGGCGATTGGAGCTTTAAAAGCTTTAATATAAAACAAAACGATCAGGATATCCGTAAGCATAAAACGGAGTGGCATAATAAAATAACCCTCTCTCTGGCTTGTCTTATTTTCTTTTTTATCGGAGCACCACTTGGAGGTATAATTCGCCGGGGTGGTTTGGGCATGCCGGTTGTTGTGTCAGTTCTTATTTTTATTATCTATTATATTATTAATAATACGGGCTATAAAATGGCTCGTGATGGCAATTGGGTTGTTTGGATGGGAATGTGGACAAGCACTTTTGTGTTAGCTCCTCTGGGGGCCTTTCTCACTTATAAATCGAATAAAGACTCTGTAGTGCTTAATGCCGATGCATATATCAACTGGTTTAAACGTGTAGCGGGCATCAGGAGTGTGCGTAATATATTTAAGAAAGAAGTGACCATTGTTGATCCCGATTATAATAGAATTATAACAGATCTTGGTTTACTTAGTG containing:
- a CDS encoding glycoside hydrolase family 95 protein, which produces MKNLNSLNNLIIGVTIALIGYTEPANALTLTKLWYDKPADEWMKSIPVGNGRLGAMMYGGVENETLALNESTMWSGEYDPNQQKPFGREKLNALRKLFFEGKLVEGNRIAGDNLAGTPHSFGTHLPVGDLKMHFVYPHGEVTEYRRELDMATALSSVTYKVGDVRYTRACFASNPDDVLAYHISASRPGAINMELHLDLLRKADIIGINNQLVYSGKVDFPKQGPGGVSFEGRVSVSITDGDLNTTDKTLIIKGATKVTILMDIRTDYKSTTYSDAHYKQHCKRTIEKAAAKSFEELKKEHIADYAPLFARVDLALDKGENNHLTTEERWLRVRRGASDPGLEALFFQYGRYLLISSSRPNSPLPVALQGFFNDNLACNMGWTNDYHLDINTEQNYWIANVGNLAECNVPLFNYIKDLSVHGAKTARVVYGCKGWVAHTTANAWGYTPSSGSIFWGLFPTAGSWLASHLWSNYEYTQDSDYLGRVAYPLLKGNAKFLLDYMVKDPETGQLLTGPSISPENSFRYDGQELVASMMPTCDRELVYEIFSSCVQAANILNTDQAFADSLRTAIAQLPPIPIAANGTVQEWHQNFEEAHPNHRHTSHLLALYPFAQITLQKTPELAVAARKTIEKRLSTPDWEDTEWSRANLICFYARLKDPQRAYSSVKMLLNTFTRENLLSMSPKGIAGAPYDIFIFDGNAAGAAGIAEMLVQSHEGYIELLPCLPREWKDGQFKGLCVRGGAEVSVSWKDAMVQKASLKATASNTFYMQLPVGRKYSIRLNGKKVTPVNTNGRIKVRMKVNDLLEIK
- a CDS encoding sugar porter family MFS transporter translates to MKTQSNLYMFLIALISAMGGFLFGYDWVVIGGAKPFYEQYFQIADNPVMQGWAMSSALIGCLVGALAAGKLSDRLGRKPILILAAGMFICTSIGTGFSPSFASFNVFRLIGGFAIGIASSVSPMYIAEISPSHLRGRFVSINQLTVVLGILASQIVNWQIAEPVAIGATHDMIRESWNGQMGWRWMFWAMIVPSTLFFIFSFVLPESPRWLASNGKSKAALKIFTRMGGTDYANKELTLIEASMVDKQQQGGGFSQLFHPAMYKVLTIGIVMAILQQWCGINVIFNYAQEIFTAAGYGISDVLMNIVVTGITNVIFTILAMFVVDRWGRKALTLIGSFGLAIIYAFMGTAYYFHITGMVLLVIVVLAIACYAMTLATVMWVIISEIFPNRIRGLAMSVCTFVLWTACFILTYTFPILNSHLGVAGTFWLYGLICLAGGIFVVFNLPETKNKSLEELEKELVK
- a CDS encoding DUF5107 domain-containing protein, whose product is MEKITEYLIQSTVHTNDVRAWEEDIMLPTYEIGKEEKNPIFLEKRVYQGSSGSVYPYPVVEKISDRKTDKKYHVLFIENEYIKVMILPELGGRIHMAYDKVKKRHFVYYNQVIKPALVGLTGPWISGGIEFNWPQHHRPSTFLPTDFSIEDNADGSKTIWCNEVERMFRTKGMQGFTVYPGKAYIEIKVKIYNRTSFPQTFLWWANPAVVVNEHYYSVFPPDVDTVFDHGKRDVSSFPIATGVYYKQDYSAGVDISRYKNIPVPTSYMAVKSKYDFVGGYEEHAKGGLLHVADHHVSPGKKQWTWGNGDFGVAWDRNLTDEDGPYIELMTGMYTDNQPDFSWLQPYEEKSWVQYFMPYSEVGYVKNATKDALLNVEVKEGMCTIKLYTTGVNSGLHVIVKNIKGELLFDRTVHVSPTELFSATFSIDGMKEEDLITEIINSEGRILLSYQADKSEIKPMPEPAKAAKAPKDIASIEQLFLTGLHLEQYRHATYNPMDYYQEALNREPGDVRCNNAVGLLLMRKGQFAQAEAYFRKAVDTLTERNPNPYDGEPYYNLGWSYKMQNKLDEAYDAFFKSAWNATWQDAAYYALAQIETFRGNYESALDKINRSLVRNWHNHKARQLKASILRKLHREKEAESLIKESLEIDGFNMGCRFEKYLLTNDKSVLDEMKGLMREWAHDYIEYALDFAAAGLYDEAISILDCYISGVSTVYPIAYYATGYFYSCKGNTRSAQEYYQKAEKADHSYCFPNRIEEVLILQNAMLLNKQCAMAAYSLGNFWYAARQYDDAIVCWEASATIRSNFPTVWRNLSLAYYNKQNNEQKALEALEKAFALNKHDSRILMELDQLYKRIGRPHAVRLAFLEQHLEEVEERDDLSIERITLYNQLGRYAKARQLIAGRKFHPWEGGEGKITGQYVLCHVELAKIALDDKRYADALALLEETEIYPPNLGEGKLINAEENDIWYYKGKVYCGLGDEEKATECFRMATIGSSEPQQAFFYNDQQPDKIFYQGLAWKALGLVDKARSCFNKLIKHGEKHLFDVCRIDYFAVSLPDLAIWEDDLDKRNRMHCNYVMGLGYLGLSEANKAIEFFDKVIQMDINHQGAQIHRNLCNKLQ